Proteins found in one Salvia hispanica cultivar TCC Black 2014 unplaced genomic scaffold, UniMelb_Shisp_WGS_1.0 HiC_scaffold_169, whole genome shotgun sequence genomic segment:
- the LOC125198631 gene encoding polyvinylalcohol dehydrogenase-like isoform X1 — translation MNMIVLIKNSQLHMAHINHGILLISVICLLQCDISNSLPAGNWANHGGDIFNNRYAEGEKKISPSTAAHLRLKWKFNAGHDITATPAICEGVVYFPSWDGHIFAVRQLDGSLVWKKNLQKLTALNSSTALLARATPTVADDKLIFAIYGPAYVVAVCRATGELIWKQQLDKHPASVITMSGTYHNRAFYVGVSSLEEGSSIENCCTFRGSFAKLDIKTGTILWQTYMLPDNNGRQGDYAGAAIWGSSPSIDERRNHVYIATGNLYSVPQSVEDCQVKQDNQTVPAQPEQCIAPDIHYDSILALDLDSGRIRWFRQLGGYDVWFFACNDPSIPNCPQGPNPDADFGEAPMMLTVNTNGTRKDVVVAVQKSGYAWALDRGNGNILWSTEAGPGGIAGGGTWGAATDTRRVYTNIANSNQQNFTLAPSNNVTTGGGWVAMEAGRGKVLWSTALPDKAPASGPVTIANGVMFAGSTYGTGPVYAVDAASGEILWSYVTGASVYGGFAVSQGCAFVGHGYRRFLNMTAGSFLFAFCIK, via the exons ATGAATATGATAGTACTCATTAAGAACTCTCAACTCCACATGGCACACATTAATCATGGAATTCTCCTCATTTCAGTAATCTGTTTGCTACAGTGTGATATATCA AATTCTCTCCCTGCAGGAAACTGGGCAAACCACGGCGGCGATATCTTCAACAACAGATACGCGGAGGGGGAGAAGAAGATCAGCCCTTCGACCGCGGCCCACCTCCGTCTCAAGTGGAAGTTTAACGCGGGACACGACATAACAGCCACGCCCGCGATCTGTGAAGGCGTCGTATATTTCCCCAGCTGGGACGGTCATATTTTCGCTGTGAGACAACTTGACGGCTCCCTTGTTTGGAAGAAAAATCTGCAGAAGCTCACCGCCCTTAACTCCTCCACCGCCTTGCTAGCTCGAGCCACACCTACTGTAGCTGACGACAAACTCATCTTTGCCATTTACGGCCCGGCTTATGTTGTTGCGGTTTGCAGGGCTACAGGAGAACTCATATGGAAACAACAGCTCGACAAACACCCTGCTTCTGTTATAACCATGTCCGGAACTTACCACAATAG AGCTTTCTACGTGGGCGTTTCCTCACTGGAAGAAGGCTCCAGCATCGAAAACTGCTGCACGTTTCGAGGAAGCTTCGCGAAGCTAGACATAAAGACCGGAACAATTCTATGGCAGACTTATATGCTTCCGGACAACAACGGAAGACAAGGAGACTACGCTGGAGCTGCAATATGGGGCAGCAGCCCCTCCATCGATGAACGACGAAACCATGTCTACATCGCCACCGGGAATCTCTACTCTGTCCCTCAGAGTGTCGAGGACTGCCAAGTAAAGCAAGATAATCAGACGGTTCCGGCCCAACCAGAGCAATGCATCGCCCCCGACATCCACTATGACTCGATCCTAGCCCTCGACTTAGACTCGGGCCGGATCAGGTGGTTCAGACAGCTCGGAGGATACGACGTGTGGTTCTTCGCATGCAACGATCCTTCCATCCCGAACTGCCCCCAGGGCCCCAACCCGGACGCAGATTTTGGGGAAGCGCCAATGATGCTCACCGTAAACACCAACGGCACTAGGAAGGACGTGGTCGTTGCGGTCCAGAAAAGCGGATATGCGTGGGCACTCGACCGGGGAAACGGAAACATACTCTGGTCTACT GAAGCTGGACCGGGAGGAATTGCCGGAGGAGGGACATGGGGAGCGGCTACGGACACGAGGAGGGTTTACACCAATATCGCCAACAGCAATCAGCAGAATTTCACGCTTGCGCCATCAAATAATGTGACGACAGGGGGCGGGTGGGTTGCGATGGAGGCCGGGAGGGGGAAGGTGTTGTGGTCAACCGCACTTCCGGATAAGGCCCCTGCTAGTGGTCCTGTCACTATCGCCAACGGTGTGATGTTTGCCGGCTCCACTTATGGGACGGGGCCGGTTTACGCTGTAGATGCTGCATCCGGTGAAATATTGTGGTCGTACGTTACGGGAGCCTCTGTGTACGGGGGCTTCGCGGTGAGCCAGGGATGTGCATTTGTAGGACACGGCTATCGTAGGTTTCTGAATATGACTGCAGGATCCTTTCTCTTCGCCTTCTGCATAAAATGA
- the LOC125198631 gene encoding polyvinylalcohol dehydrogenase-like isoform X2 encodes MAHINHGILLISVICLLQCDISLQNSLPAGNWANHGGDIFNNRYAEGEKKISPSTAAHLRLKWKFNAGHDITATPAICEGVVYFPSWDGHIFAVRQLDGSLVWKKNLQKLTALNSSTALLARATPTVADDKLIFAIYGPAYVVAVCRATGELIWKQQLDKHPASVITMSGTYHNRAFYVGVSSLEEGSSIENCCTFRGSFAKLDIKTGTILWQTYMLPDNNGRQGDYAGAAIWGSSPSIDERRNHVYIATGNLYSVPQSVEDCQVKQDNQTVPAQPEQCIAPDIHYDSILALDLDSGRIRWFRQLGGYDVWFFACNDPSIPNCPQGPNPDADFGEAPMMLTVNTNGTRKDVVVAVQKSGYAWALDRGNGNILWSTEAGPGGIAGGGTWGAATDTRRVYTNIANSNQQNFTLAPSNNVTTGGGWVAMEAGRGKVLWSTALPDKAPASGPVTIANGVMFAGSTYGTGPVYAVDAASGEILWSYVTGASVYGGFAVSQGCAFVGHGYRRFLNMTAGSFLFAFCIK; translated from the exons ATGGCACACATTAATCATGGAATTCTCCTCATTTCAGTAATCTGTTTGCTACAGTGTGATATATCA TTGCAGAATTCTCTCCCTGCAGGAAACTGGGCAAACCACGGCGGCGATATCTTCAACAACAGATACGCGGAGGGGGAGAAGAAGATCAGCCCTTCGACCGCGGCCCACCTCCGTCTCAAGTGGAAGTTTAACGCGGGACACGACATAACAGCCACGCCCGCGATCTGTGAAGGCGTCGTATATTTCCCCAGCTGGGACGGTCATATTTTCGCTGTGAGACAACTTGACGGCTCCCTTGTTTGGAAGAAAAATCTGCAGAAGCTCACCGCCCTTAACTCCTCCACCGCCTTGCTAGCTCGAGCCACACCTACTGTAGCTGACGACAAACTCATCTTTGCCATTTACGGCCCGGCTTATGTTGTTGCGGTTTGCAGGGCTACAGGAGAACTCATATGGAAACAACAGCTCGACAAACACCCTGCTTCTGTTATAACCATGTCCGGAACTTACCACAATAG AGCTTTCTACGTGGGCGTTTCCTCACTGGAAGAAGGCTCCAGCATCGAAAACTGCTGCACGTTTCGAGGAAGCTTCGCGAAGCTAGACATAAAGACCGGAACAATTCTATGGCAGACTTATATGCTTCCGGACAACAACGGAAGACAAGGAGACTACGCTGGAGCTGCAATATGGGGCAGCAGCCCCTCCATCGATGAACGACGAAACCATGTCTACATCGCCACCGGGAATCTCTACTCTGTCCCTCAGAGTGTCGAGGACTGCCAAGTAAAGCAAGATAATCAGACGGTTCCGGCCCAACCAGAGCAATGCATCGCCCCCGACATCCACTATGACTCGATCCTAGCCCTCGACTTAGACTCGGGCCGGATCAGGTGGTTCAGACAGCTCGGAGGATACGACGTGTGGTTCTTCGCATGCAACGATCCTTCCATCCCGAACTGCCCCCAGGGCCCCAACCCGGACGCAGATTTTGGGGAAGCGCCAATGATGCTCACCGTAAACACCAACGGCACTAGGAAGGACGTGGTCGTTGCGGTCCAGAAAAGCGGATATGCGTGGGCACTCGACCGGGGAAACGGAAACATACTCTGGTCTACT GAAGCTGGACCGGGAGGAATTGCCGGAGGAGGGACATGGGGAGCGGCTACGGACACGAGGAGGGTTTACACCAATATCGCCAACAGCAATCAGCAGAATTTCACGCTTGCGCCATCAAATAATGTGACGACAGGGGGCGGGTGGGTTGCGATGGAGGCCGGGAGGGGGAAGGTGTTGTGGTCAACCGCACTTCCGGATAAGGCCCCTGCTAGTGGTCCTGTCACTATCGCCAACGGTGTGATGTTTGCCGGCTCCACTTATGGGACGGGGCCGGTTTACGCTGTAGATGCTGCATCCGGTGAAATATTGTGGTCGTACGTTACGGGAGCCTCTGTGTACGGGGGCTTCGCGGTGAGCCAGGGATGTGCATTTGTAGGACACGGCTATCGTAGGTTTCTGAATATGACTGCAGGATCCTTTCTCTTCGCCTTCTGCATAAAATGA